Proteins encoded in a region of the Lates calcarifer isolate ASB-BC8 unplaced genomic scaffold, TLL_Latcal_v3 scaffold_6_14, whole genome shotgun sequence genome:
- the LOC108882366 gene encoding LOW QUALITY PROTEIN: male-enhanced antigen 1-like (The sequence of the model RefSeq protein was modified relative to this genomic sequence to represent the inferred CDS: deleted 2 bases in 1 codon), which translates to MEVWSSAMGPERVLPSSEDELGEDERPADGALLPVGAVWNGGEGGVRRRGRDGAGWRGGGGEGEEEVNSGGYYYQPLNQDPDGENATEQPEEEEEERGEAGEAPSHAEQLQQVQQRIEVMGLHLPEAPPPDSDEEEDPEGAAALRSRASIPMDADHVELVKRTMAAVALPSLGVPAWAQEISDDQWKDMVQHTLQSRQSAGALRLGRRSNISGP; encoded by the exons ATGGAAGTGTGGAGCTCTGCGATGGGACCGGAGAGAGTCTTACCGAGCTCCGAGGACGAGCTGGGAGAGGACGAGCGTCCGGCCGACGGAGCGCTGCTGCCGGTGGGAGCTGTGTGGAacgggggggagggaggggtgaggaggagggggagagatggagctggatggagaggaggaggaggagagggagaggaggaggtgaacaGCGGGGGGTATTATTATCAACCTCTGAACCAGGATCCTGACGGAGAGAACGCCACCGAGCagccggaggaggaggaggaggagaggggggaa gCAGGGGAGGCGCCGTCACACGCcgagcagctgcagcaggtgcaGCAGAGGATAGAG GTGATGGGCCTCCACCTTCCTGAAGCCCCTCCCCCTGACAGTGACGAGGAGGAGGACCCTGAGGGGGCGGCGGCTCTGAGGAGCCGAGCCTCCATCCCCATGGACGCAG ACCACGTGGAGCTGGTGAAGAGGACGATGGCGGCCGTGGCGTTGCCGTCTCTGGGCGTGCCGGCGTGGGCCCAAGAGATCTCAGACGACCAGTGGAAGGACATGGTCCAGCACACGCTGCAGAGCCGGCAGAGCGCCGGAGCCCTGCGCCTCGGCCGCAGGAGCAACATCAGCGGGCCCTGA